From the Chionomys nivalis chromosome 18, mChiNiv1.1, whole genome shotgun sequence genome, the window TAACAAATAGAGATTCCATGGTACTTACTCTGAAGTTCATAATGTAATTTGGTTCTAACAGTTAAATTAAGAACTAAAACAAAATCCTGTTTTTAAAATAGCTTAATTTTGCTGGatgttggtggcgcatgcctttaatcccagcactcaggaggcagaggcaggtggatctctgtgagttcaaggccagcctggtctacaagagctagttccaggacaggctccaaagctacagagaaaccctgtctcgaaaaaccaaagaaaaagaaataaagcttaaTTTCTTGAAGGAAAATAGCCATAAAACGATAATTTCAGAATATTGTATTGAATTTTTCATTCATCCAAAGCACTGCACTCTGAAATGCAGATTATACGGCATTAAACAGAACACCACTGCTTCTTACCTGTCCAAATATATAGGTCAttaaagctgaaaaataaaatatctttcacggggctggagagatggctcagtggttaagagcactgcctgctcttcaaaggtcctgagttcagttcccagcaaccacatggtggctcacaaccatctgtaatgagatttggtactctcttctggcctgcaggcagacacaatactgtatacataataaatctttttaaaaaatacaatatcaTTCACACAATTGTACAATTTCAAATTTGGCTGTGAAGACAAGCGTTGTACTTTGGATGAGACAATCAGATGTGCCTGAGATTGATTCCTGGAGGTTATGGCAGAGCTGGGGGAGGAACACTTGCAGGAGAAAAGAATTTACTGACAGGGACCTAAGACAGTCAAGGCCTTTGTAAGTTCAGAATGTTGAGAGAAGGCAGAGGTTAACAAGATGAGATGGGAAATGTGGTCTAAGTAAACTCATGAAGgacttgatttttttctgctaGTAGAGGCTTGCTAAGGAATTaataggatttttgtttgtttgacttttaaggatctttctgccttttctgtgGACTAGGACATGAGTAAAAGTAGAAAAAGTCTTGACTAGGTGTCCTGAGAGACAGTTTGGGTCAGGGTGAAGGCAGTAGCGTGGATGAAGCAGAAGTTCAGGGTGCTTTGTAAGAAGAACACAGAAATAATGGGACTTGATGGGCAGCTGAGGCTGACGGTCTGAAGAGAGCTCAAAAGGAGAAGTACAAGTTTGATACTGGAAACCTTGACGACTACAGATGAGATGTTCAAGGCCCTGTAAAGAGAAGTTTACAGGTGCTCTCCCACAGTCCCTGTCAtttggaggctaaggcagaaaggtcacaagtttgagaccaggtGTAGCAAGACCCAGGGAAGGGGTGAAAGGTGCAGAGAGAAGTGTCCTAGAGACCACAGTGAATCGGGACATTGTCGTATTTGTTCGGCAAGGAAGTTGTGTCTGGAGGAACACTGTGTCCCTGCTCTGAGAAGCCAAATAAGATGAAGGTGGAAAGGTTCTGTCAAAAGAGCAGATCATTGGTGACTTCAGTAAGAGCATTGGGACAGAGTGGAAATGTCTGGGGATGAGCTGGGAAATGAGATAAAGAAGTAGGAGTCTGGTGCTGCATGAGGTGTGTCCAGCTCATCCTGGATGCTAAGGTGAGGCTCTCCAGAGATGACCAGTGACCTCAGTCTTAAAAGATGAGGAGGAGCTTAGGgtatgaaaagagaaaaccagacaCGTGACAGCATGAGACAGTGTCAGTCCTCAGCTCTGGAGGAGCAAAAGTCCTAGAGTGCTGCTGAATTACCTCACTTTCAAGAATCTTCCCTGCCATGATTCAGTAGTCACTGGACGTTGACTTTCACTGTCTGTAAGAGACTAGGCtgaacagacactgagagaaacaattaataaacgtgacctcctgaaactgaaaagcttctgtaaagcaaaggacactgtcaacaagacaaaacgacagcctacagaatgggaaaagatcttctctaaccccacatcagacagaggtctgatctccaaaatatacaaagaactcaagaattggACACCAAaggaacacataatccaattaaaaaaaaatggggtacagacctaaacagagaactctcaatagaggaatctaaaatggctagaaaacacttaaggaaacgctcaacatccttagtcatcagagaaatgcaaatcaaaacaactctgagattccatcttacacctgtaagaatggccaagatcaaaaacactgatgacaacttatgctggagaggttgtggggaaaagggagtacttctgcattgctggtgggaatgcaagctggtacagcccctttggatgtcagtgtggctagGAACTTACACATAAAACATTTGTTGTGtggataaataaatgtgtgtggcaATTCAGGAGattaaaaatctttaagaaacCTCCAATGAGGCAGCTTCCCTGCCATTGTTTTCTAACTAGGCTCTACTGAAATCTTCCACTGCCTTTAGCTCATTATAATTGTGAGTCGTATTAATCACCATTATCATTATCCCTCACAGGATCCATCACATAGTATGTACCATGCAATTCCTAAGCAATTCGCATATTAATTTATTCCTCCGAACTATCACATGCAGAAACAGGCACAGAGGActtaagtaacttttttttttttttttttggtttttcaagacagggtttctctgtggctttggagcctgtcctggaactagctcttgtagaccaggctggtctcgaactcacagagatccgcctgcctctgcctcctgagtgctgggattaaaggcgtgcgccaccaccgcccagctaggacTTAAGTAACTTGCCCAAAATCGTGTGTCTAGTAAGTAGGCATGAATATGTAATGACTGACATCAGATTGTCATCATCGTTTATTAAGACAAACATGGACCTGATTTAAACAGTGCACACTGTATGCATGAGCATTAATTACACGCTACCTCATTGACACGTGCaccattttgttttcatgtttcagTTAAGTAAGTGCCAGCCTGAACTAGCTTCTCTTAATCTAGGCTTTCCTCTAGTctcctttttcttaatttttccagCACTCCCTCCTATTCCTTTATGTTCCTCTTTTAgcatcccttccttctccttcccacaaAGACTGGCTCCATGAGTTGTATAGGTTTCTAACTGACCTCACAGCCAGACATCTGGGCCCTTTGGAGTTTtgcgttttgtttgtttatactgGTTTCATAGTGAGGTGATGTAAATTAATTAATAACATTAGAAAGTTGCAAATTGTGAGGCTCTACACCAAGTTGTTCTCCCTGGTCCTAATTGTGAAAATACTTTCTTAATAGTTACTAGAatctaaagacattttttttctttacccctAAACTAGGGGTAAAGAACCTCTGCAGacttctagcttctttttttttttttttttttttttggtttttcgagacagggtttctctgtggctttggagcctgtcctggaactagctctgtagaccaggctggtctcgaactcacagagatccgcctgcctctgcctcccgagtgctgggattaaaggcgtgcgccaccatcgcccggctagactTCTAGCTTCTACAGGCCCTCCTCCCATCAGCTGGGTCTTAGTTTTCAGGTGTGATAAAAGATGAACCAGACCCGGGCAGCAGAGTCTGGAGACTGTGTGGGACCCACTTGTGTCTGGGGCCCAACCCTCCTGACCTCAGAGCATTGCCTCATACCGCCTAAGAGTCCTCTCTAATAACCAGTCACCACTGTGTTTTTCCACTTGTTACAAAGTAACGCTGaagcatattttcttttctctcttaggCTTTAGAAAATTTACGTGTTTACCTGTGTGAGAAAATCATAGCTGAGAGACATTTTGATCATCTACGAGCAAAAAAAATACTCAGTAGAGAAGACACGGAAGAAATTTCTTGCCGAACTTCAAGTAGGAAAAGAGCTGGGAAGTTGTTAGACTACTTACAGGAAAACCCCAAGGGACTGGACACCCTCGTGGAATCCATTCGCAGGGAGAAAACACAGAACTTTCTGATTCAGAAGATAACGGATGAAGTACTAAAGCTTCGTAATATAAAACTGGAGCATCTCAGAGGTGAGGGATGCCATGCAGCAAGCTAAGGGTCAGAACTATTCAATTTACGTTCTTACCAGATACATATAACGTTACAAAAGTGATAAAAACCCAGTTGGCTGCGTTTGTATTCACTTAAGATTAAGAAGCTTATTTCTAAAATGTGCCTTAAATGTAATCCATTCAGAAATAAGCTCAGAAACAcaattacattacattttaagaagAGGAGCTCTGTGGCTTATGCCTATATTTCTAGACataggaagccaaggcaggaggattgccacaagttcaaagccaacctgggttacattgtgagttccaggtgagCCTGGTATGTAGAGCAATACTCTGTCCTGACAACCAAAGGACAATCTATAGGCGATGGATCTTAAGTTTGCCTGAGCTTGTCTCTGTGATTTTCCCACCAGTTAATCAGAAGCAGTGATTGGCACATGCTTATAAGAATCCTGCATAAAGTACACATGAATTTAAACCAGTCAGCTTGTGAGAGGCATGGGACCTGAGACTGGCCAGAGAGGAGCAAGACACCTCCCATTTCATCCTCAGCCCACTGCACTCTCTGATGGGACACTGTGTAGAACTCTGTTCAGTTTAAATCCCCAAGATGATACTCCCACCCCTTCCCCATTTCTCCAGAGCAccgagttacacacacacacacacacacacacacagttatagcCTAAGCTTACGTGTGCACAGGCTATAACTGTGGCTGTTCTTCTTGACGTTGGCGATAGAGAAGTGAGTTATTGAAAACTCTGCCTGTAAGAAACTCGAATCTGGATGTCTTTGTTGCCTCTCCCCTTCACGAGTTTTGTGACCAGCATCTGAGTTAGGTTTGGTCTACATCTGGGCGCTTAGGGGAggactatgattttttttttttttttttttttttttttggtttttcgagacagggtttctctgtggttttggagcctgtcctggaactagctcttgtagaccaggctggtctcgaactcacagagatccgcctgcctctgcctcccaagtgctgggattaaaggcgtgcgccaccatcgcccggctgaggaCTATGATTTTTGAGATCAACCTGGGCTACTCtctaaaatcttgtctcaaaaaaccagtaAGTCAGAGATGGGGAAAGGGGTGTGTCTACTAGTGAAAAATTAGCAGAAAAGATGACCCACAAATTCACTGTAGATTTCATTGGTTTTACCTATAACTGTCACCGCTGGGGTTGCTGTGCCTGGAGACAGCTGCACTGCCTACATGCTAGGCGTAACAGGTAGTGTTTGTATCCATCCTGTCTGGGCTGCCTGTCCATTAGACCGGCAGGACATGGTAGAATTCTACGGTTGGAGAAAACACTGTTGTTTGAGCCGTGATAGTCGCCTGTAGCCCCACTGTGCATGGCAGTCCTGGAACACTGCATGGCTCGCCTGTTCAGTGCCGGTTTTGTCAACCCTAATAGTAACAGTGAGTGTCTCAGGTCACTAAATCCTCTTCGGTTCTAACACCCCATGACTCAAGAACCAATAATTGCCATTTATTGACTTCTAaggtgttttttgctttttcgagacagggtttctctgtagctttggggcctatcctggaactcactctgtagaccaggctctgcctcccaggtgctgggattaaaggcgtgcgccaccactgcctggcttgtaaaATTTGAGTATATGTCTGACTacgttttgtttttaataaaataataattttttttgccAGAATGCTAAAGAATGTTTCTTAGATAAAAATGGTagttgtaatcctagcactcaggaggctgaagcaggaagactcaGAGTTCAGGTCGCCCTGGGCTGCTTAGCAACTGCAGCACTAACCTACGCTACATGGTGAGCTGTAGGAATAATGTTACACTCTTTGGACTCTGGAGgggcccatcacccagctcccaaatgaatcacacGTGGAGGCTaatcttagttatgaatgcccagccttagcttggcttgttccttgcctgcttttcttatattatcccatctaccttttggctgctgtgtttttctgtacactcatttttttaaatctcactgTGTgaattgctgtgtagctgggagGCTGGCTCCTGATGTCCTACTCCTGAACCCCTTCTCCTAATTTTATCCTTCTGTAtactctctgcctggcagccccgcctatcctttctcctgcctcacttttggctgttcagatctttattagaccgtCAGGTGTCGGAAACAGGCAGAGTaacccagcttcacagagttaggcaaatgcaacataaacaaaagtaacacaccttacaATAATATTTCCAGCAGGGAGCCCTCTCtcaatggaaataaaattagCTATGAACAtctgcttgccttttttttttttaaggattttttttttttttaatatgtctgAACTGTTTGCCtgcacttgcatgcctggtgcctgcagaatcCAAAGAGCgcatcagctcccctggaactggagttacagatggttgtgagctgccgtgtggatgctgggaactgaaccagggtttTCTGGAAGACcaaccagcgctcttaacctttgagccactTGGCCTCCTACCCCACCCTACCCTTCAGCTGTCAACTATGCAAGTAATCATTGAATGTGAACAACGTGACTTTGAGTTAGCTGCCATGAGGTGGTGGCCTTAGCCTGCAGTGTAAATAGTAGGAGTCTTGTCAGAGAGCAAGTGAGGTTTGCAGAGGATTTTGACAGCAGCATTTGTTGATTGCAGCTGAAATCCTGCCGCCGAACATCAAGGGGCAGCCTCTACTCCCAGCTCTTAGGCGGCGGTTgcaggagccagcctgggctacatagtgaggtcaagGGCAGTCtaggctacacgagaccctgccGCAAACGACGTACCGAGGTGGTACGGGAACTACCAGTCCTGGAGGAGTTAGAGGGTGGGAGGCGTGTCCGTTTTGGTTCCCTTCTCATTTGCTTTCTGGATGCTCTGTTGTAGGCTTGCAGTGCAGCAGCTGTGAGCCCTTTGCAGCAGCCACCAACAACCTTTCCAGGTCCAATTCAGATGAgagtaatttctcagaaaagcaGAGAGCGTCCATGGTCACATACCACCCGGAAGGAGAATCTAGCACCGCTCCCTTTTTCTCCACTGAgtcttctctgaatttgccaGTCCTGGAAGTTGGCAGAACTGAAAGCAGCAGCTTCTCCTCGGGCACTCTTCCTCGACCTGGGGACCCCGGGGCCCCTGCTTTGCCCCCAGATCTGCAGTTGGAAGGAGGAACTTGTGGAAACTCGAGCGAGATGTTTCTGCCCTTACGGTCACGTGCTCTCTCACGCCAGTGACCTTCACTGCAAAGTTTCTCAGTGTTGAAACATGTTGTGAACGATAGAATCTTTTTATAAAGCCCCTGTAACAGTACACTCACGCTTCACATGTGTCCTAAATCACAGTGTGCACATCTCTGTAAATAGGATTTGTTAGAGTAAAGGAGCACACTACGGGTAGCTGGGCATAAATCATGGATGTGTGCTTCTCTGTATTGACCCTTTTCTCTTTTagatgtttagtgttttgaactTTTTATAAGACTAACTTTATCAACATATTTCTCAATTTGAGAAATCAACTCATGGCTGAGAATAATGTTTCTTAGCACATTTATGCTACAAATTTTCAGTTTGATATTTTTCCCAATGGTCTGGCCGTACATCTCAGCAGTACAATCTTCTGACTCGTAGAAAAGCCAGGCACTAAGGAGAGTCTCCCACTCCTTGGTTCCGAGAAGCCTTCGAGTTCTAAAGGAGCACCTGATGGCATTGAGTCTCCTGTGACCTCAGTGATCACAGTTCATTTTGTACTGCTCTTGCCAGCCAACTAAGTGCCTTTGGACTTCAGCCTTTGCGTCCTCATTCTTAGCTCTGGAGAAAATCTTCCTGGCTGGGCtgtgggtgcacgcctttaatcctaaagGCGGagctcttgagttcaaggccagcctggtctacagagtgagttccaggacagccagggctacacagaaaaaaatagttaCTTGTAACTAATTAATAGTACTTATAATTGGTTAAAAATACTTCCTCTGAGCCTCTCATTCTTTTTCGATGAACACTGCTATATGGATAAAGTAACTAGAAAATTGTTTTTGGAATATGTGACAATTTTGTGTTTAATATTTTCATCAAGCAGCCACTGGCTACAGCTGTGTTTTTATTGTATTACAAAGTTTGACTAactttacacatttaaaaaaatgctgattattttcatttaaattataaatacatattttctgaCATCCACCTTctatatatttctattatttaaaatgtaagaaatgaaaagttgctattaacaataaaaaattttaagatagtaATGTTTCTGAGTAAAAAACTCAAAATGTCTGATTTTTGAATGTCTAACCCTTTTTATATATActggtttttaaaatagaaaacagtatttcAAAGCCAATATGCCTATGATTCTACCACTTGGGAACTAGAAGCAGAAACATATTGAGTTtgaggttacacagtgagttcaaggaagaGGAGCTATAAATTGAGAGGATGCCTTGACTCAGCAGTAGGCTATACTTTGTTACTAAGCTAATGGATACAGTAGTAAAAGTTACTTTTTAGGAATACCATATTAACACAGTATAAAAATCATACTTCCCCGTTcactttttaaattgctttttgttaAAAGCATGCTGTTTGTGCAGTTGTAGGTTTAACAGAAAAATTgagcaaaataattattaaatccTATTCCTCCCTGTTCCCCATACTTACATTGATGTGGTAACTTGTTTCAGCTAGTAGGCAATATTGAACATTGTTATTAACTAAAGTCCATATCTGGGTCCTCCCTTGGTTGTCTGAGTTGTAAGTTTTTAGGAATATGTTATATATCTACCTCCAAAATGTCCTAGCCAAGTAGTTTATTTtcactactttaaaaaaatctttcctggagctggagagatggctcagaggttaagagcactgactgcacttccaaaggacctgagttcaattcccagcaaccacatggtggctcacaaccatctgtaatgaaatatgctgccctcttctggcctgcagggacatttgcaggcagaccactgtatacttaataaataaataaatctggtttttaaaaaaaaaaaaaatctttcctgatgcacctgctctgcctccttccATTCCCAGCCCTAGCAAGCACTGGCCTTTTCTAGAATGTCGTCGTTGGGTCCTAAAGAAGAGAGCCGCCTCAGACTGGTTTCTGCTCCTCAGGCTTTGCATGGGGTGTGCCTCATCCTTAGCATAGTACTAGAAGGGCCAAGCAGGCCAGGGTAGTGGCGGTTAGTAACTTAGGttgactctttgttttgttttttaatctttttagttttgtttgcatttttcatttattaaataactatgtatagtatatatgtgaatacatgtttgtgtgtgtgtggaggtcagaggtcaatgtctgtattatatgtgtgtgtggaggtcagaggtcaatgtctgtgtgtgtaatatgtgtgtgagtacatgtttatgtgtatgcctgtgtatggaggccagaggtcgatatctgtgtgtgtactatgtgtgagtacatgtgtgtgcctgtatgtggaggtcagagatcgaTGTCTGTGTATCTACTATgtatgtgagtacatgtgtgtgtgtatgtgtgtgaggtcagaggtcGATGTCTATGTGTGTACTATATGTGTtagtacatgtttgtgtgtgtgcctgtctgtggaggtcagaggtctatgtgtgtgtaatatatgtgtgagtacgtgtttgtgtgtgtgtctgtgtatggaggtcagaggtccatGTTCAGTGTCTTCAGTTGCTTTCAGTCTTACATTTTGGAGACAGCGACTCGctttgcctggaactcacatttGGCTAGCCTGGTGGATTCTGGGATCCTGGCTCTGCTCCCACACCCTTGggttacaaacacacaccactGTATCCAGCTTCtcggtgggtgctgggaacccaaactcAGGCGATCATGTCTGCAGCAGGTGCTTTATtgaccgagccatctccccagcccctgataCTCAACTCTGAGCCCTTATTTTTATTGCTAGAGATTTTTATCTCCTGTTGGAGAGGCTTTGCCATCCCAGCATCTTGATGCCACTTTCAAGTTTTCTGGAAATTCTGTTGTTTTACGTGTTTGTCCATTGAGCTCTCATTTCTGGttggtttgcttttgagacagaatttcagaaTAACCTGAGGTAGCCTTAGGCTCATTACATAAACAAGGGTGGCCTTGGGTGTCTGATCCTCAAGCCTTCACTGCCTAGGGCTGAGATTACAAATTATTCCGGAACTAAAGACGATTGGGGGACCCCAGGACTTTGTACTTTGAGAACGTCTTTATCTCTCAGTCTAGGTACTTGAATGGAACTTATTTTAGAAACACTCGGACCTATTTTCTCATAACTTATAACCCAGCAATATTCATTGATGTCGCCCGTGGATGGCCGTTGAAATAATTACTAGGAATATAAGCAAGGCCGTGTAGCCCCTTCCATCCTCAAATTCACAGCCCTGTCCCGTGTTAGGAGGTAAGAATCAGACAGGATGCTAGTTAGTTAGTGTGTCACCTTTGACCAGGGATCCTTTACTGAGATCTAAATATTTACAATGATATTAACTTCTTTGAGGGAGCAGGTAAAATTACTACACTGGCCTCTagtttgtggcaatcctcctgcctcatcctcccaagtgctacagTCAGAAGTGTGAGGCCCCACTCCTCCACGCTTGTTTGTTCATACCGTTGTTTTGCTTTGAGGTAGTCCTACATAATACTAAATTGGCAAGGAGCCCCTTGTGTGCACCtctctgacccccaaaatttgcaATAGCCCACCCGCCTCTATcctaggattatagacatgcatcaccatgcctggcttttctgtgcCACAATTACCAGCCGAGAGTGACTATGGCCACTGGTACAGTTTTTAGGATTCCCTGGGGGAAAGCAAATATAACCTTGCTTGGCGACTGTGGAATCCCCGCCTCCAGCCTCTTTCCCTCCGCCCAGGAGCAGGAGCGCAGCACCGCAGCACCGCCGCGAGGGGACGCAAATGCATCACTTGCCTGCCAGTCTAGTGACGGGGCGGGGCCAGCTGCGACTTCCGGCTTCCGGCCGAGAGGGTGGGCGTCCGCAGCCGTCATGGCAGCTGAGGAGAAGGACCCGCTGAGCTATTTCGCGGCTTACGGGAGCAGTAGCTCCGACTCGTCGGGCGAGGAGAACAGCGAGCCGGAAGACGGGGGTCGCAAGGAGGCGGCCCCGGCCCCGACGACAGGCGTCCGCGGGAAGCAGGCGGAGAAGCGGCTGCCGGGCCCCGACGAGCTGTTCCGCAGCGTGACCCGCCCGGCCTTCCTCTACAACCCGCTCAACAAGCAGATCGACTGGGAGCGACACGTGGTGAAGGCGCCCGAGGAGGTGAGGTCCCCGGCCCCGCGGCCGCCCCGGGGCCCGCCCCCCGCATGCACTCAGCCCGCGGGAGGCCGCGCGTCCCCACGGCCCCGGGAGCCCGGGGGGTGTCAGCCTGGGCTCGCCCGCCCCTCCGCGCTCGGGGCCCCCAGCCGGGCTACGACTAACGGTGGTGACTCCCCGCCCCCCGCTGCAGCTTCTCCCCGAGACCCCTTCCCTTTGACGCCGAAGTGCCTGCGCTGCTGCCGCCAAGACAGTGTCTCTGCCGCAGCCTCCTGAAGGGGTCAGCCTGGCCGTAGTATCTGAGACTGGATTCTTCTTTGGTAACTAAAAGTTATTAGCTTTGTTTATCTAGGGAAACCCTTTGACTTTTCGCTTAACAGTATTGTGATGTTGA encodes:
- the C18H1orf52 gene encoding UPF0690 protein C1orf52 homolog → MAAEEKDPLSYFAAYGSSSSDSSGEENSEPEDGGRKEAAPAPTTGVRGKQAEKRLPGPDELFRSVTRPAFLYNPLNKQIDWERHVVKAPEEPPKEFKVWKSTYVPPPETYSTEKKPPPPELDMAIKWSNIYEDNGDDAPQNAKKARLLPEGEETVESDDDRDERASKTRRVEPGEAAKKKK
- the Bcl10 gene encoding B-cell lymphoma/leukemia 10, with the translated sequence METPALSLTEEDLTEVKKDALENLRVYLCEKIIAERHFDHLRAKKILSREDTEEISCRTSSRKRAGKLLDYLQENPKGLDTLVESIRREKTQNFLIQKITDEVLKLRNIKLEHLRGLQCSSCEPFAAATNNLSRSNSDESNFSEKQRASMVTYHPEGESSTAPFFSTESSLNLPVLEVGRTESSSFSSGTLPRPGDPGAPALPPDLQLEGGTCGNSSEMFLPLRSRALSRQ